The sequence GGAGCAAAATCCAGAAGCACAATGCAACAGGGGGTGCAAAACCCAGAGGCGCAATGCAACAAATCGTGCAAAAACCAAAAGCTCAATATAAAAGGGGGTTGCAAAACCCAGAACAATCCAACAAGGGGAGCAAAATCCATGTAACAGGGGGTGCAAAACCCAGAGGCACAATGCAGCAAGAGGTGCTAAACTGAGAAGCGCGATGTAACGGGGGTGCAAAACCGAGAAGCGCAATgcaatgggggggggggtaaaaaaaccaGAAGCGGAATGCAACAGTGGGTGCAAACCCAGAAGTACCATGTAACGGGGTGCAAAACCCAGACGCACAatgtaacggggggggggggtgtgcaaAATCCACACACACAATGTAACAGGGGTGTGCAAAACCCAGGCGCACAATGTAACATGGGGTGAAAATCCCAGACGCACAATGTAAAAAAGGGGGGTGCAAAACCCAGAAGCACAATGTAACAGGGGGGTAAAAACCCAGAAGCACAAAGTAACAGGGGGGGTGCAAAACCCAGAAGCACAAAGTAACAGGGGGGGTGCAAAATCCAGAAGCACAAAGTAACAGGGGGATGCAAAACCCAGAAGCACACAGTAACAGGGAGGTGCAAAACCCAGAAGCACAAAGTAACAGGGGGGTGCAAAACCCAGAAGCACAAAGTAACAGGGGGGTGCAAAATCCAGAAGCACAAAGTAACAGGGGGGTGCAAAACCCAGAAACACAAAGTAACAGGGGGGTGCAAAATCCAGAAGCACAAAGTAACAGGGGGGTGCAAAACCCAGAAGCACAAAGTAACAGGGGGTGCAAAATCCAGCACAAAGTAACAGGGGGGTGCAAAATCCAGAAGGACGATGTAATAGGGGGGGGGGTGCAAAATCCAGAAGCACAATGTAACGGGGGGGGGGGTGCAAAACCCAGAAGCACAATATAACAGGGGGGTGCAAAACCCAGAAGCACAATATAACAGGGGGGTGCAAAACCCAGAAGCACAATGTAACGGGGGGTGCAAAACCCAGAAGCACAATGTAACGGGGTGCAAAACCCAGAAGCACAATGTAACAGGGGGGTGCAAAACCCAAAAGCACAACGTAACAGGTGCAAAACCGAGAAGCGCAATGCaacgggggagggggggaagaAGACAATGTAATAGGGTGCAAACCCCAGAAGCACAATGCAACGGGATGCAAAAACAAGAAGCGCAATACTGTACAACGGGGTGTAAAACCCAGCAGTGCAATGTAACAAGGGGTGCAAAACCATGCAGTGCAATGCAACATGGGGCTCAAAACCAGCAGTCTAATGCAACATGATGCAAAATCCAGCAGTCTAATGCAACATGATGCAAAATCCAGCAGTCTAATGCAACAGGATGCAAAATCCAGCAGTCTAATGCAACAGGGTGCAAAATCCAGCAGTCTAATGCAACAGGGTGCAAATTCCAGCAGTCTAATGCAACAGGGTGCAAATTCCAGCAGTCTAATGCAACAGGGTACAAATTCCAGCAGTCTAATGCAACAGGGTACAAATTCCAGCAGTCTAATGCAACAGGGTACAAATTCCAGCAGTCTAATGCAACAGGGTGCAAATTCCTGCAGTCTAATGCAACAGGGTACAAATTCCAGCAGTCTAATGCAACAGGGTGCAAATTCCAGCAGTCTAATGCAACAGGGTGCAAATTCCAGCAGTCTAATGCAACAGGGTGCAAAATCCAGCAGTCTAATGCAACAGGGTGCAAAATCCAGGAGTCTAATGCAACAGGGTGCAAATTCCAGTAGTCTAATGCGACAGGGTGCAAATTCCAGTAGTCTAATGCGACAGGGTGCAAAAGCCACCAGTGCAATACAACAGGGGGTGCAAATCCCAGCAGTGCCATGCAACAGATGCAAATCCCAGCAGTGCCATGCAACAGATGCCAATCCCAGCAGTGCCATGCAACAGATGCAAATCCCAGCAGTGCCATGCAACAGATGCAAAACTTAGTGAGCTAAGAAAAATGGGATAAAAGCAGCAGGAACGGAGATAAAGTAGGATAAATAAGGTATTGCTAGGGGTTTGAGGAATGCTTTAAAGACAATGTTTACAGTGCACTGCCTAAGGATCTACAGTACCGATCAGTCACAATACTGCTGGATAAAACCTAGCAAGAGGCCTTTTTTAAAGTTATGGATGAGGAATAAACATGAAAGATGCCATAATTCTAAAGAATCGTCCGGGTTGGTTCAGTATGATTGCCCAACCCCACGTGGAACGCAGGCTCTTCCGTTGGCAGTCTAtagccccgtccacacgagcgagcactgcttggtaagctttgctcggtgtgacgtcagaaatggagaaaccgcgagcaaagcttcgcacagggcttccctgatgtttagcgaagtatcaaggctttgcctgcaagggttttccctgacggaaattcgtcttccaataaagggataaagctgtcacactaatgacatgccgtcactttcgaatatatacatctgcttttgcatattatatatatacatatatatatatatatatatatatatatatatatatatatatatatatatatatatatatatacacatacacatacacacacatatatatatatatatatatatatatatatatatatatatatatatatatatatatatatatatatatatatatatatatatatatatatatatatataatatatatatataatatatatatatatatatatatatatataatatatatatatatatatatatatatatatatatatatatatatatatatatatatatatatatatatatatataatatatatatatatatatatatatatataatatatatatatatatatatatatattatatatatatatatatatatatatatatattatatatatatatatatatatatatatatatatatatatatatatatatatatatatatatatatatatatatataatatatatatataatataatatatatatatataatatatatatatatatataatatatatatatatataatatataatatatatatatataatatatatatataatatatatatatatatatatataatatatatatatatatatatatatatatatatatatatatatatatatatataattatatatatatatatatatatatatatatatatatatatatatatatatatatatatatatatatataatatatatatatatatatatatatatatatatatatatatatatatatatatatatataatatatatatatatataatatatatatatatatatatatatatatatatatatatatatatatatatatatatatatatatatatatatatatatatattatatatatataatatatatatatatatatatatatatattatatatatatatatataatatatatatatatatatatatatatatatatatataatatataatataatatatatatatatatatataatatatatatatatatatatatatatatatatatatatatatatatatatatatatatatatataatatatatatatatatatatatatatatatatatataatatatatatataatatatatatatatatatatatatatatatatatatatatatatatatatatatatataatatatatatatatatatatatatatatatatatatatatatatatataatatatatatatatatatatatatatatataatatatattaatatatatatatatatatatatatatatatatataatatatatatatatatatatatatatataatatatatatatatataatatatatataatatatatatatatatatatatatatatatatatatatatatataatatatatatatatatatatatatatatatatatatatataatatatatatatatatatatattatatatatatattatatatatatatatatatatatatatatatatatatataatatatatatatatatatatatatatatatatatatataatatatatatataatatatatatatatatatatatatatatatatatataatatatatatatatatatatatatatatatataatatatatatatatataatatatatatatataatatatatatatatatataatatatatatatatatataatatatatatatatatataatatatatatatatatatataatatatatatatatcataatataatatatatatatatatatatat comes from Palaemon carinicauda isolate YSFRI2023 chromosome 3, ASM3689809v2, whole genome shotgun sequence and encodes:
- the LOC137635007 gene encoding glutamine-rich protein 2-like, translated to MGLKTSSLMQHDAKSSSLMQHDAKSSSLMQQDAKSSSLMQQGAKSSSLMQQGANSSSLMQQGANSSSLMQQGTNSSSLMQQGTNSSSLMQQGTNSSSLMQQGANSCSLMQQGTNSSSLMQQGANSSSLMQQGANSSSLMQQGAKSSSLMQQGAKSRSLMQQGANSSSLMRQGANSSSLMRQGAKATSAIQQGVQIPAVPCNRCKSQQCHATDANPSSAMQQMQIPAVPCNRCKT